In Vicia villosa cultivar HV-30 ecotype Madison, WI unplaced genomic scaffold, Vvil1.0 ctg.000077F_1_1, whole genome shotgun sequence, a single window of DNA contains:
- the LOC131623729 gene encoding BTB/POZ and MATH domain-containing protein 2-like: MGKILRETSRPSSTSSPGTPSTGPATTSSTSITETVKGSHRFKITGYSLSKGIGVGKYIASDIFSVGGYDWAIYFYPDGKSVEDNATYVSLFIALASEGTDVRALFELTLLDQSGKERHKVHSHFERTLESGPYTLKYRGSMWGYKRFFKRTSLEISDYLKDDCLSVNCSVGVVKSHTEGPRTFSIAISPSNIGHQFGKLLESGKGSDVSFEVDGETYAAHKLVLAARSAVFRAQLFGPMKDQNTRCIKVEDMEAPVFKAMLHFIYWDSLPDMHELTGINSKWATTLMAQHLLAAADRYGLDRLRLMCEASLCEDVAINTVATTLALAEQHHCFQLKAVCLKFIARPENLRAVMQTDGFEYLKESCPSVLTELLEYVARFTEHSDFLCKHRNEAILDGSDVNGRRVKQRLYCDK, encoded by the exons ATGGGTAAGATTCTGAGAGAAACATCGAGGCCTTCCTCAACTTCGTCACCGGGAACACCTTCTACCGGTCCGGCAACCACTTCGTCGACGTCGATAACCGAAACGGTTAAAGGCTCGCACCGGTTCAAGATAACGGGGTATTCGTTATCGAAGGGGATTGGAGTTGGGAAGTACATAGCGTCGGATATATTCTCGGTGGGTGGGTACGATTGGGCGATCTATTTCTACCCTGATGGGAAGAGCGTGGAGGATAATGCTACGTATGTGTCGCTTTTCATCGCGCTTGCGAGTGAAGGGACTGATGTTAGGGCGCTTTTTGAATTGACACTTTTGGATCAGAGTGGGAAAGAGAGGCATAAGGTTCATAGCCATTTCGAGAGGACGTTGGAGAGTGGACCGTACACCTTGAAATACCGAGGGAGCATGTG GGGATACAAAAGATTTTTTAAGAGAACATCACTAGAGATATCAGATTACCTTAAAGATGATTGTCTTAGTGTTAATTGTAGCGTTGGTGTTGTGAAGTCACACACGGAGGGCCCTAGAACATTTTCTATTGCAATATCGCCTTCTAATATTGGTCACCAGTTTGGGAAGCTACTAGAAAGTGGAAAAGGCAGTGATGTGAGTTTTGAGGTGGATGGTGAAACTTATGCGGCTCATAAATTAGTACTAGCAGCTCGATCAGCTGTTTTTAGAGCTCAGCTTTTTGGTCCTATGAAAGATCAAAATACCCGGTGTATTAAAGTTGAAGATATGGAAGCTCCGGTTTTCAAG GCAATGCTTCATTTTATATATTGGGACTCATTGCCTGACATGCATGAGCTTACTGGGATTAACTCCAAATGGGCAACTACCTTGATGGCTCAGCATCTGCTAGCAGCAGCTGATCGATATGGCTTAGATAGACTTAGGCTCATGTGTGAAGCAAGTCTATGTGAAGATGTTGCAATAAACACTGTAGCTACAACTTTAGCTTTGGCAGAGCAGCACCATTGTTTCCAACTGAAAGCAGTCTGTCTGAAATTCATTGCAAGGCCTGAAAATCTTAGAG CTGTGATGCAAACTGATGGTTTCGAGTACTTGAAGGAAAGTTGCCCATCTGTTTTGACTGAGCTTTTGGAGTACGTGGCTAGATTTACCGAGCATTCGGATTTTTTATGCAAGCATAGGAACGAAGCAATACTCGATGGCAGTGATGTAAATGGAAGGCGGGTGAAGCAAAGACTATACTGTGATAAATGA
- the LOC131623732 gene encoding protein PALE CRESS, chloroplastic, with translation MNLLAITSTSIFFLPVVSSSSSSSIVATRASAFPSSSYKFTSSAGLRRCVNKEKEEVLLEGMPSHYYDDEWQAQQREKTKELHRRRREEEEEEERKIDEYREVGMRLKGYPEEDVRNARKLVSSFIRAVDEVEEKIEEAAERGELTELVLLVIWNRLDLARRDEEKDAIRSLDLLYRRVETEILKREATPAMRLLNDLLIMYDGFNFDEWLNKCKKIMSDTFPPEDPYSILVPPGFESFDIDKHHGPLRPSLEIDDNTLLRVDFVREVDELLQEVRLEQDEEENEQELNPESVANKLKQQEKQQTIRQVEALLDLAISLKW, from the exons ATGAATCTCCTCGCTATAACCTCCACTTCTATCTTCTTCCTTCccgttgtttcttcttcttcttcttcttccattgtTGCAACAAGAGCTTCtgcatttccttcttcttcttacaAGTTCACATCCAGCGCAG GTTTAAGAAGATGTGTCAACAAGGAAAAAGAAGAGGTGCTTCTAGAAGGGATGCCTTCTCACTATTATGATGAT GAATGGCAAGCCCAACAACGTGAAAAGACTAAGGAGTTGCATCGAAGGCgcagagaagaagaagaggaagaagagagaaagattgaCGAGTATCGTGAAGTTGGCATGCGGTTGAAAGGATACCCTGAAGAAGATGTTAGAAATGCACGGAAATTGGTTTCAAGCTTCATAAGAGCCGTTGACGAAGTAGAAGAG AAAATTGAGGAAGCTGCTGAGAGAGGAGAACTTACTGAACTTGTTTTGCTGGTCATATGGAATCGCCTTGATCTTGCTCGGCGTGAT GAAGAAAAGGATGCTATAAGAAGTCTGGATCTGTTATACAGAAGGGTTGAG ACTGAGATCTTGAAGCGAGAGGCTACTCCTGCAATGAGATTGCTCAATGATCTTTTGATTATGTATGATGGCTTTAATTTCGACGAGTGGCTAAATAAATGTAAAAAGATCATGAGTGATACATTTCCCCCGGAGGATCCATATAGCATTCTTGTTCCACCTGGATTTGAGTCATTTGACATAGATAAG CATCATGGGCCATTGCGACCATCACTTGAAATCGATGATAATACTCTTTTGAGGGTGGACTTTGTAAGGGAGGTGGATGAATTGCTGCAAGAGGTTCGTTTGGAAcaggatgaagaagaaaatgaacaagagtTAAATCCCGAGTCAGTtgcaaataaattaaaacaacaaGAGAAGCAGCAAACTATACGCCAAGTAGAAGCTCTGCTAGATTTAGCCATTAGTTTGAAATGGTAG
- the LOC131623731 gene encoding legumin B-like, translating to MITITMAKHFLFSLCLLLFTSACLAHHSELDRFNQCQLDSINALEPDHRVESEAGLTETWNPNHPELQCAGVSLIRRTIDPSGLHLPSYSPSPQLIFIIQGKGVLGLAVPGCPETYEEPHSQSKQQQQQRDSHQKIRRFSKGDVIAIPPGIPYWTYNHGDEPLVAISLLDTSNTLNQLDSTPRVFYLGGNPEAEFPETQEQDQPRSILVPIGRRGGQKQQQEESGEQNEGNSVLSGFSPEFLAQSLNTKEHTAKRLRSPRDKRGQIVKVEDGLDIISPELQEEEEQQSHSQREEEDEDEEEREQRHHKHSEKEEEDEDEPRSHETRRKWKKHTEEKKRESHGQGEEKQEQEKKEEEEEEIQRQHSKGGKNGLEETICSTKIRENIARPSRADLYNSRAGRISTVNSLTLPILRNLRLSAEYVLLYRNGIYAPHWNINANSLLYVIRGQGRVRIVNSQGNAVFDDKVRKGQLVVVPQNFVVAEQAGNEEAFEYVVFKTNDRAAVSHVNQVFRATPAEVLANVFGLRQSEVAQIKSNGNRGPLVQPQSQSKSQ from the exons ATGATCACTATCACAATGGCCAAACACTTTCTATTTTCCTTGTGCTTGCTGCTCTTCACGAGTGCGTGCTTAGCACATCACTCTGAGTTAGATAGGTTCAACCAATGCCAGCTTGACAGTATCAATGCATTGGAACCAGATCACCGTGTTGAGTCAGAAGCTGGTCTCACTGAAACATGGAACCCCAATCACCCTGAACTACAATGTGCTGGTGTATCTCTTATCCGACGCACCATTGATCCTAGTGGCCTTCACTTGCCTTCTTATTCACCTTCTCCACAATTGATTTTCATCATCCAAG GGAAGGGAGTACTTGGGCTTGCAGTTCCTGGTTGTCCTGAAACTTACGAAGAACCACACTCACAATCTAAACAGCAGCAACAACAACGTGACAGCCACCAGAAGATTCGACGCTTCTCTAAAGGTGATGTTATTGCCATTCCACCTGGAATCCCATACTGGACCTATAACCATGGTGATGAACCTCTTGTTGCCATTAGTCTTCTTGACACTTCCAACACTCTAAACCAGCTCGATTCAACCCCCAGA GTATTCTATCTTGGCGGAAACCCAGAGGCAGAGTTCCCCGAAACACAGGAACAAGATCAACCAAGAAGCATATTAGTACCTATTGGACGTAGAGGTGGACAGAAGCAACAACAGGAGGAGTCCGGGGAACAAAATGAAGGTAATAGCGTGTTGAGTGGCTTCAGCCCAGAGTTTTTAGCACAATCACTCAACACCAAAGAGCATACAGCCAAGAGACTTCGATCTCCACGGGACAAAAGGGGTCAAATTGTAAAAGTAGAGGACGGTCTTGACATCATCAGTCCTGAgttgcaagaagaagaagaacaacaaagtCACAGTCAAAGAGaggaggaagatgaggatgaagaaGAACGAGAACAAAGGCACCACAAACATAGCGAAAAAGaagaggaggatgaggatgaacCTCGCAGCCATGAGACTCGTCGAAAGTGGAAAAAACACACCGAAGAGAAAAAACGAGAATCACATGGACAAGGAGAAgaaaaacaagaacaagaaaagaaagaggaggaagaggaagaaataCAACGTCAACACAGCAAAGGAGGAAAGAATGGTTTGGAAGAAACTATTTGCAGTACAAAGATTCGTGAGAACATCGCTCGCCCTTCACGTGCTGATCTTTACAACTCACGTGCCGGCCGCATCAGCACTGTCAACAGTTTAACCCTCCCAATCCTCCGCAATTTACGCCTCAGTGCAGAATATGTTCTTCTCTACAGG AATGGTATATATGCTCCACACTGGAACATCAATGCCAACAGCCTCTTGTACGTGATTAGAGGACAAGGAAGAGTTAGAATAGTGAACAGTCAAGGAAATGCAGTGTTTGACGATAAGGTGAGAAAGGGACAATTGGTGGTGGTGCCACAAAACTTTGTGGTGGCTGAACAAGCAGGAAATGAAGAAGCTTTTGAGTATGTAGTGTTCAAGACAAATGATAGAGCTGCTGTTAGCCATGTAAATCAGGTGTTTAGGGCCACTCCTGCTGAGGTTCTTGCAAATGTTTTCGGACTTCGCCAAAGTGAGGTTGCTCAAATTAAGTCTAATGGAAACCGTGGCCCGTTGGTTCAACCTCAATCTCAATCAAAATCTCAGTAA